The following DNA comes from Micromonospora chokoriensis.
CGCACGACGTGCGGATGCGCTGGTGCGGTCCGGAGGTCGAGGTCGAGGGGATCGTCTCGCTGAAGACCGGCGGCTGCCCGGAGGACTGCCACTTCTGTTCCCAGTCCGGCCTGTTCACCTCCCCGGTGCGCTCGGTGTGGCTGGACATCCCGTCGCTGGTCGAGGCTGCGAAGCAGACCGCCGCGACCGGGGCGACGGAGTTCTGCATCGTCGCGGCGGTCCGCGGCCCGGACGCCCGGCTCATGAAGCAGATGCGCGAGGGCGTCGCCGCCATCAGGGCGGCTGTCGACATCCAGGTCGCCGCGTCGCTGGGCATGCTCACCAAGGAGCAGGTCGACGACCTGGTCGACATGGGTGTGCACCGCTACAACCACAACCTGGAGACCTGCCGCTCCTACTTCCCGAACGTGGTCACCACGCACTCCTGGGAGGAGCGCTGGGAGACGCTGCGGATGGTCCGCGACTCCGGCATGGAGGTGTGCTGCGGCGGGATCCTCGGCCTCGGCGAGACCGTCGAGCAGCGGGCCGAGTTCGCCGCGCAGCTGGCCGAGCTGAACCCGCACGAGGTGCCGTTGAACTTCCTCAACCCGCGTCCGGGCACCCCGCTCGGTGACCGCC
Coding sequences within:
- the bioB gene encoding biotin synthase BioB translates to MPEILDQARTQVLGDGVGLDQAGILAVLNLPDEHLPAALQLAHDVRMRWCGPEVEVEGIVSLKTGGCPEDCHFCSQSGLFTSPVRSVWLDIPSLVEAAKQTAATGATEFCIVAAVRGPDARLMKQMREGVAAIRAAVDIQVAASLGMLTKEQVDDLVDMGVHRYNHNLETCRSYFPNVVTTHSWEERWETLRMVRDSGMEVCCGGILGLGETVEQRAEFAAQLAELNPHEVPLNFLNPRPGTPLGDRPVVEGKDALRAIAAFRLAMPRTILRYAGGREITLGDLGTRDGLLGGINAVIVGNYLTTLGRPATADLELLEELKMPVKALSATL